TGATCCGGTGGAAAGGATATCCCTCGGCGACCTGGTCGCCGAGCGCATCCGGCAGGCGATCCTGACCGGCGCGCTGAGGCCGGGTCAGCGGGTGACCGAGGATGAACTGGCCAGGGTGCTGGGGATCAGCCGCAGTCCGGTTCGCCAGGCGCTGATCCAACTCGAGCACGAAGGGCTGATCGTTCGGGAGAGGAACCAGCGGGCATCGGTGGTCTGCATGTCCGAGGAGGACATTGAAGAGGTCTGCACGCTTCGGTTGTCGCTGGAGACGCTGGCCCTTGAGCGGGCGATGGCGCGGGCGACGGCGGAGGATATCGCGGAGTTGGAGGGGTTGTTCAGGAAATATTCGAAGTGTTTGCGGAGCGGCGGGCCTCTGGCCCGGCTGGTGGAGCTGGATTTGGCGTTTCACGAGCAGCTCGTGCATATCTCCCGCCACAGCCGTCTGTTGCATGCGTGGGAAGGGATCAGGTTCCAGATCTCCTACCTGATGTTCACGTGCAATATCGTGGGCGAATCGGAGTTCCCAAGCCTCTGCGACGTCTGGCACTCGGAGATCATCGAGGCGCTTCGCCGCAAGGACCTGGCCCACGGGACCCAGCATTTAAGAGCCCACCTGGAAAACGCTTACGACGTATTCCGAACGCGGTACGCCCAGCAGGCAATCGAGAAGCAGGAAGGACGGGACCATGCGATTTGACCGGTTGGAGATGAACCCAGCGAAGAGTCCCGGCGTGCTGGATACAGCCACGTGGGATCGGCGGGCGGCGGTGCGAACGTTTGAGGCCCTTTCGGGTGAGTATCTGGAGCGTTTGGGTTTGGCGGCGAAGGCGGGCGCGGGATTTCCCGACGATCCGCGGTTGATTGCGTATCCCGGATCGGTGGCGGCCAAGGACGGTCGCTGCGTGTTGCTTGCCGGACTGGCGGATGGGCAGCATGTTTTTGTCGAGTTCGTGCCGGAAGGCGCGGCGACGGTGCTTGAAGA
The nucleotide sequence above comes from Phycisphaerae bacterium. Encoded proteins:
- a CDS encoding GntR family transcriptional regulator codes for the protein MSTTDALDPVERISLGDLVAERIRQAILTGALRPGQRVTEDELARVLGISRSPVRQALIQLEHEGLIVRERNQRASVVCMSEEDIEEVCTLRLSLETLALERAMARATAEDIAELEGLFRKYSKCLRSGGPLARLVELDLAFHEQLVHISRHSRLLHAWEGIRFQISYLMFTCNIVGESEFPSLCDVWHSEIIEALRRKDLAHGTQHLRAHLENAYDVFRTRYAQQAIEKQEGRDHAI